Proteins encoded within one genomic window of Eurosta solidaginis isolate ZX-2024a chromosome 1, ASM4086904v1, whole genome shotgun sequence:
- the Cdk2 gene encoding cyclin-dependent kinase 2: MLEVGDFKRIQKIGEGTYGIVYKAKDTKTGKDVALKKIRLDSETEGVPSTAIREISLLKDLTHNNIVQLFDIVVADSSLYMVFEYLHMDMKKLMDKKKDAFTPKLVKSYMHQLFDAICFCHTNRILHRDLKPQNLLVDCSGNIKLADFGLARAFNMPMRAYTHEVVTLWYRAPEILLGTKYYATGMDIWSLGCIFAEMIMKRSLFPGDSEIDQLYRIFRTLGTPDENTWPGVSQLPDYKAKFPRWEKTNVPEVLVKHEAYDLFKKMMLYEPNERISAKNAMLHPYFDDVEHVDHVALPVDTP, from the exons ATGCTCGAAGTGGGCGATtttaaaagaatacaaaaaatcggcGAAGGAACTTATGGCATCGTTTACAAAGCGAAGGACACCAAAACGGGCAAGGATGTAGCACTAAAAAAGATTCGTTTAGATAG tGAAACCGAGGGCGTTCCATCAACGGCAATACGTGAGATATCTTTACTTAAGGATTTGACTCACAACAACATCGTACAACTCTTCGATATTGTGGTGGCCGATTCAAGTTTGTATATGGTGTTTGAATACTTGCATATGGATATGAAGAAATTGATGGACAAGAAAAAAGATGCATTTACACCAAAATTAGTCAAG AGTTATATGCATCAACTTTTTGATGCGATATGTTTTTGTCATACAAATAGAATTTTACATCGAGATCTCAAACCACAAAATTTACTTGTCGACTGTTCGGGAAATATTAAG CTAGCAGATTTTGGATTGGCACGCGCTTTCAATATGCCAATGCGCGCATATACGCATGAAGTGGTCACCCTTTGGTATCGTGCACCCGAAATTTTACTCGGCACCAAATACTATGCAACGGGCATGGATATCTGGAGTTTAGGTTGCATATTTGCGGAAATG ATAATGAAACGTTCCTTATTTCCTGGTGACAGTGAAATCGATCAATTATATCGCATATTTCGTACATTAGGTACACCCGATGAAAATACATGGCCTGGTGTGAGTCAATTACCTGATTACAAGGCAAAGTTTCCAAGATGGGAAAAAACGAATGTACCAGAGGTTCTGGTTAAACATGAAGCTTATGATCTCTTTAAG AAAATGATGCTGTATGAACCAAATGAACGTATATCTGCCAAAAATGCTATGTTACATCCTTATTTTGATGATGTGGAGCATGTGGATCACGTAGCATTGCCCGTTGATACACCTTAA